The genomic DNA GATATTTCACCGGAGAAAACATTTAAATGTTAATCATGTCTATTCATGTTTACGTGTTAATATTTTCCGAATAATCTATGAGGATCGATTACAACGTTCTTGTAGTGACGTCGtctttgttgagtttttttttttttttttttttgtcagcagAGTACAAAATTAGttcaaacgagccaattagTTGGGAAATTGTTCACATAGATAATTGGAAGCGACTCCACTCTAGCTCTACGCGTCAGCTTGTCCGCtctattattttgtaatctgGGAATCTGAACAACAGAGAATGAGAGGAATTCATCCTTATCTTCTTTAATCGCGTCTAGATATGTCTTGAAAGCAGGCCACTCGGAAGGTgaacaccatcttcaccaaatcagaacagtctGTGAGAAAAACTACTTTCTCCTTATCCGCATCAATCATACATCTCATTGTCCAGATAAGGgcttccacttctgcatggAGAGGTAACAAGTTACAGCAGGAATTAGATGCATCCAGAGCCGTGCGAAGGTCAATAATTATAAGAAgcgaacaaaaataaaatgtctccatttaaattatacaaaataaaaacgtttGTAAAAATTAACCACAGTgtcatataacaaaaataaataaagagacaaactgaaacaaaatattagtttttaaacattaacataatataatttgataacttcaattatttttttaaaaataaagtaaatagagatagtaaataaaaaactagttttaatttgatagaaTCAATTTGGTGAAAAGatgttgaaagaaaaatttgttATTGTGTTACCATAGAATCAAAAGATGAGAAAGCCTTAACGACGAAATAAAAAGCTATCAAAAATGAATTTGTAATCCTAATAGTTTAACTAAGCATATAGTATGTCATATAACTGGTTctttttaattgattaatataATAAGCCTATGTTTAAAATTAGATTGTAGaaattcattcatttttttttctaacgttgtaacttgtaagaaaaatttatgaGCTCATATTTccatagttatatatttttattagggATAAACTACATGACATTACTAAATTATATGCtcttacttttcaaaaaaaattggatgcCACAAGCGgctatttcttttttcataacTGCTGCACGGCTCTGGATGCATCCATAGTGGGAGATTCTCCGTCAGAAGAAATACAATACCATCCTCTGCCCATAAACTGGTCAGTCACCTTCCAAGACTCATCTACAAAGCATCGATGGCTAGATCCATAATCGCGACATACAACCTCGTTAGGCTAGATCAATGCATTGTTGAGTTCTTGTTAGggttctttaatatttttttgttgggtatACATTCATTCTACAACCTCGTTAAGGATAATGTCATTAACAACATTAGAGACATACAACAActctaacaatatttttaatagagaCCAATGCAAGATCTACAATCACAATGAACAATCCATGTAACATTCATGATTCATGTTCCATACAAAGatgcatatgattttttttttttggcaaaacaaAGATGCATATATGATTAAACCACCCAATTAAAGTACGTTTTACCTTAAACGACGTCGATTTGGAAATAGGGTTTCATAACGACGTCGTTTCGAATCTCCCTTTATACTAAACGAAAATGACCAAAATTGACTTCTGGTTCCAGTTCCAGTTCCGGTACACTACAGCGCCTCTCGTCGTCACCGGAAACACCGCTCAAACAACTCCAATCACAAACGCCGACTAGAAACAATCCTCCGGCGAGCTTCTTCTCCCTCCTCAAAATCCTCTCAGGTAtgttgtctcttcttctctttagaTTGTCCCACTTGTATCTTATTAGTAGTCTTTGTGCAAAAAGTGTGATTTTTGAATAGGCTATGTTACCTTAATTGTTCTTCAGATGGCGATAGTTTGGTTCTTGTGTCTCTCTGTAGTTAACTAAAGTTGTGtgcttttttggttttcttccaTAAATCTGTCAGTGGCTGTAACTACATTGTAAGAGGTTATGAAGTACCTGGGAATCTTTAAGAAGTCCAGCTATGTCATCAGTTCCCGCATTCCGTGGGAACAATGCTTCTTCTATAAGCCTACAAAATCCATTATAAAGCCTTCTTCATGTGTGAGTGCTCTTGGACTGTCTAGTGTTCATTGCTATTCCTCAAGATCAAAGACTGCTAAATCAAAAACGTCAAGCAGCGCTGCTGTTTCTTCTGTTTCGGATGAAGAGAAAGACGCCTTTTTCGTTGTTCGGAAGGGTGACATTATTGGAATTTATAACGATTTAAGTGATTGTCAAGCTCAAGTTGGATCTTCGGTGAATTCATCTTTACCTTTCAATCTCTcctgtgtatgtatatatactttatcTTTAGGTGGGATTGTAAAGAAGTTGCTTTGTTAGGTGCATGATCTTCCAGTTAGCGTTTATAAGGGATATTCGTTGCTCAAAGACACAGAGGAGTATCTTTCTACTGTTGGAATGAAGAAACCACTTTATGGTTTTAGAGCTTCAGACTTGAAAGAAGAAATGTTTGGACCTCTCACTCCTTGTCTTTTCCAGGTAAGATTATACTGTGATCTGCATTTGCCTTTATTCGTGATGTTGGATTAGATTGTAGTTTGAAGAACTATCTGAAGTTTAATGATTATGAGGAAATAATTAAGCTCATGTCTTATGTATTCATTTTTCCCAGGATCAACTTCCTTCAGCTTCCATGTCAGTTGATCCCTTGGAAAAGCTTGCTAAGCTGAAGCCATCTCATGATACCTCAACTGTGAGTGTTGTGATATATTATACTTAAGCTTCATAATTTCAGTGGACTGCTGGATGTAGAATCTTTTTCTCAAGTtgatatgtttatgtttctCCTCATGTGGTAGACAACTTGCATTATTGAGTTTGACGGTGCATCAAAAGGAAACCCCGGTCTCTCTGGCGCTGCAGCTGTACTGAAAACTGAGGACGGAAGCTTGGTATGAATCCTTTTGGAACCACGGTTGTTTAATTAGAGAATGCAGTTTTGTATCTTAATATCAATTTTCTCGAAAACAGATCTGTAAAATACGTCAAGGTTTAGGAATTGCCACAAACAATGCAGCAGAATATCATGGATTAATCCTAGGATTGAAGCATGCTATTGAGAAAGGTTACACGAAAATTAAAGTGAAAAGTGACTCCAAGCTAGTCTGTATGCAGGTTTTTCCAGTTAATTTTATAGTATATCTTTGTGCAATAAGGTGGTTTAATTAATCATAGATGCTTCTCTCTCATACCTTCTTAATTGTTTCTGAGAACAACAGATGAAAGGTCAATGGAAGGTAAACCATGAGGTAATGTCGAAGCTCTACATGGAAGCAAAACAACTTAGAAGCAAATGTGTTTCTTTTGAGATCAGTCATGTTCTACGGGTATGTTTCTATGTGCATTTTGCTTTCTATAAGTTAATTATATCGCATAGTTCTTGTCTTGTGCTTTAgagaaatagttttttttttataatgtgaGTTCCTACCATTGTGGgtattttcttttatagaaGTTGAACTCTGATG from Camelina sativa cultivar DH55 chromosome 2, Cs, whole genome shotgun sequence includes the following:
- the LOC104725782 gene encoding uncharacterized protein LOC104725782 — its product is MKYLGIFKKSSYVISSRIPWEQCFFYKPTKSIIKPSSCVSALGLSSVHCYSSRSKTAKSKTSSSAAVSSVSDEEKDAFFVVRKGDIIGIYNDLSDCQAQVGSSVHDLPVSVYKGYSLLKDTEEYLSTVGMKKPLYGFRASDLKEEMFGPLTPCLFQDQLPSASMSVDPLEKLAKLKPSHDTSTTTCIIEFDGASKGNPGLSGAAAVLKTEDGSLICKIRQGLGIATNNAAEYHGLILGLKHAIEKGYTKIKVKSDSKLVCMQMKGQWKVNHEVMSKLYMEAKQLRSKCVSFEISHVLRKLNSDADEQANMAARLSEGEVQMA